One Benincasa hispida cultivar B227 chromosome 5, ASM972705v1, whole genome shotgun sequence genomic window carries:
- the LOC120077371 gene encoding uncharacterized protein LOC120077371, whose product MSVELLDGATIVNFVEDEEAFNGWTREHFNHLDTDGDGFLSYAEMLKELHSLRVSEADFGTDVKPDADDLSRLYGAVFGQFDRDSNGKVDVDEFMMGMKNMMLAIAEGMGFLPIQMALEKDGFLMKAVQREATKAFS is encoded by the coding sequence ATGAGCGTAGAATTGCTTGACGGCGCCACCATAGTCAACTTCGTGGAAGACGAAGAAGCTTTCAATGGTTGGACTAGAGAGCATTTCAACCACCTCGACACTGACGGCGATGGCTTCCTCTCGTACGCCGAGATGCTGAAGGAGTTGCATAGTTTGAGAGTCTCCGAAGCCGACTTTGGAACCGACGTGAAACCCGACGCTGATGATCTTTCTCGTCTCTATGGTGCCGTCTTCGGGCAGTTTGATCGGGACTCGAATGGAAAAGTGGATGTGGATGAGTTCATGATGGGGATGAAGAATATGATGCTGGCTATTGCTGAGGGAATGGGATTCTTGCCTATTCAAATGGCCTTGGAAAAAGATGGGTTCTTGATGAAAGCTGTTCAGAGAGAAGCCACCAAAGCCTTTTCTTGA